The Hypanus sabinus isolate sHypSab1 chromosome 5, sHypSab1.hap1, whole genome shotgun sequence genome has a segment encoding these proteins:
- the LOC132394036 gene encoding uncharacterized protein LOC132394036 has product MSAQSSIKSTPPSDKGSKPTSSKSTRARAKAEAAKVRLRYARQEAVLKMKLATREVEIQKERAAREAERAARQREEAAREAVIQKERAAREAEEAARQREEAAREAETQLEMAKISTELQVLQLVREGEAAMAEAEYTEEAEGSRDLTEARSTLERTRPERTSDYVQSQTDWQARLPSPYVFDNFPSYEEPQRVTIASHPYEEGNLPSRLRDEVKNERTDNAPSPPQQDGGEGEVHSRTTIVSPNCTEVCGQTQSSRSCSEICLTEVYPKGAKDKAIKAYVILDDQSNRSLVSPEFFKLFNIESERFPYYLKTCSGNMETQGRKAEGIQIESLDGKVVICLPPLLECNEIMNNRAEIPTPSAVLHQPHLHHIAKHIPELDPKAEILLLLGRDVIRVHKVRQQVNGPHDAPFAQRLDLGWVVIGRVCPEDVHKPMVNTLKTNVLESGRNSTFQPCPSVPCIKEAQQGVNKREASDESLGQSVFAQTKYDNKLAQSAQDTISLKTKDTKVFRDEANNGVAPLPIREPCQRSPDNKEQAVKQFTSLRKTRKRKPEMQQHTRLAHEVLCTLMAEVTAIINAQSFLPVSSDPENPFILSPSTLLTQKAGTPPPPGDFSDKDLYTKQWRQVQALANQFWPRWRQKYLPLLQQRQKWTEPHRNLANGQNHCYIP; this is encoded by the coding sequence atgtcagctcaatccagcatcaagtcgacgccgcccagcgacaagggcagtaaaccgacatcaagtaagtccacccgggcaagagccaaggcagaagccgccaaggtgcgactgcgttacgccagacaagaagcagttttgaaaatgaaactggccaccagagaagtcgaaatccagaaagaaagggccgccagagaagccgaaagggccgccagacagagagaagaggctgccagagaagccgtaatccagaaagaaagggccgccagagaagccgaagaggctgccagacaaagagaagaggccgccagagaagccgaaacccagttggaaatggcaaaaatatcaacagagttgcaagtgctgcagctagtaagagaaggagaagctgccatggcggaagcagagtacacagaagaagctgaagggtcgcgtgatctgaccgaagcaagatctactttagaaaggaccagaccggaacgcacaagcgactatgtacaatctcaaacagactggcaggctcgtctcccctctccatacgtattcgataacttccccagctacgaggaacctcagagagtcacgattgcatcacatccatacgaggaaggaaatttaccctcacggctccgtgatgaagtcaagaatgaaagaactgacaacgctccttcacccccacaacaggacggtggggagggagaggttcactccaggacaacaattgtcagcccgaactgtacagaagtttgcggtcaaactcagtcaagccgttcttgttccgagatctgcctcactgaggtgtaccctaaaggagccaaagacaaggccatcaaagcctatgtgattctggacgatcagagcaatcgttcactagtcagtccagagttctttaaattgttcaacattgagagtgagcggttcccatactacctcaaaacttgctcaggcaacatggaaacccaaggaaggaaggcagaaggcatccagattgagtccctggatggtaaagtcgtcatctgtctccctccgctcttagagtgtaatgaaatcatgaataaccgcgctgagatcccgacaccaagtgcggtgctacaccagccgcatctccaccacatcgccaaacacatcccagaactggatccgaaagcggaaatactcctgctattaggaagagatgttatccgggtgcacaaggttaggcagcaggtcaatggaccacacgacgccccctttgcacaacgcttggatctaggctgggtggtgataggaaggGTGTGCCCTgaagacgtacacaaaccgatggttaacacactcaagaccaatgtgctagagagtggccgcaaTTCAacctttcaaccctgcccgagtgtcccgtgcatcaaggaagcacaacaaggcgttaacaagcgcgaggcaagcgacgagtcgctgggccagtcagtcttcgctcaaacgaagtatgacaacaaacttgcacaatcagctcaagataccatttctttaaaaaccaaagacaccaaggtcttcagagatgaagcaaataatggggttgccccattgcctatcagagaaccatgccagcgctcaccagataacaaggagcaggcagtcaaacagttcacgtccttacggaaaacccggaaaaggaaacctgagatgcagcaacacacccgattggcccacgaggtactgtgcaccctaatggcagaggtcacagccattataaacgcacaatcattcctacctgtgtcttctgacccagaaaacccctttatactttcaccatcaacgctccttacgcagaaagCAGgaacacctcctccaccaggagacttttcagacaaggatttgtacacaaagcaatggagacaagtccaggctctggcaaatcagttctggcctcgctggagacaaaaatatctacctttgttgcaacagagacaaaagtggacagaaccccacaggaatctggccaacggccagaatcactgttacattccctag